A region of Campylobacter armoricus DNA encodes the following proteins:
- a CDS encoding cytolethal distending toxin subunit A gives MKKIIILYILLFNVAFSALPSKGDLSDFTPMFAIRSVETGISLSPFRDTSDKLEDQNWILREIILSDDLKKKDRLAERLPFGYVQFVNPSDDDLCLAILESGFFGGKSCKEDLKDGKLETVFSIMPTTTPAVQIRSLVEGGEECMVTFFNPNVPIENRFGIQKCTLDPGLFLDLNELMFFTPAIVEATPVY, from the coding sequence ATGAAAAAAATTATAATTTTATATATACTTCTTTTTAATGTTGCTTTTAGCGCTCTTCCATCTAAAGGAGATTTATCTGATTTTACACCAATGTTTGCTATTAGGTCAGTTGAAACGGGTATATCTTTAAGTCCTTTTAGGGATACTTCAGATAAATTAGAAGATCAAAATTGGATTTTAAGAGAAATAATACTTAGTGATGATCTTAAAAAGAAAGATAGGTTGGCAGAAAGATTGCCTTTTGGTTATGTTCAATTTGTAAATCCAAGTGATGATGATTTATGTCTTGCTATATTAGAAAGTGGTTTTTTTGGTGGAAAATCTTGTAAAGAAGATTTAAAAGATGGTAAATTAGAAACCGTTTTTTCTATAATGCCAACTACAACTCCAGCTGTTCAAATTCGATCTTTAGTGGAAGGTGGAGAAGAATGTATGGTTACTTTTTTTAATCCAAATGTTCCTATAGAAAATCGTTTTGGAATTCAAAAATGCACTTTAGATCCTGGATTGTTTTTAGACTTGAATGAACTTATGTTTTTTACTCCTGCTATAGTAGAAGCTACTCCGGTTTATTAA
- a CDS encoding GNAT family N-acetyltransferase, which produces MIRRLDIKDLPSCIELFKQSVSMLCKNDYTKEQIHAWINIDQEVWEEKFQNQLGFAYEEKDKIISFISINLKEKTLDLCFTHVNFAYQGYGKALLEFALKSYPYSEIYTFASLSAKSFFLKAGFKIIKENIAIRGQQELKNFFMKKEIN; this is translated from the coding sequence TTGATAAGAAGGCTTGATATAAAAGACTTACCCTCTTGTATCGAGCTTTTTAAACAAAGTGTATCAATGCTTTGTAAAAATGATTACACAAAAGAACAAATTCATGCTTGGATTAATATAGACCAAGAAGTTTGGGAAGAAAAATTTCAAAATCAACTAGGCTTTGCCTATGAAGAAAAAGATAAAATCATATCTTTTATAAGTATAAATTTAAAAGAAAAAACACTCGATCTTTGCTTTACTCATGTAAATTTTGCATATCAAGGTTATGGCAAAGCTTTGTTGGAATTTGCTCTTAAAAGCTATCCTTATAGTGAAATTTATACTTTTGCTAGTCTTAGTGCTAAAAGCTTCTTTTTAAAAGCAGGATTTAAAATCATCAAAGAAAACATTGCTATAAGAGGCCAACAAGAATTAAAAAATTTTTTCATGAAAAAGGAAATAAATTGA
- a CDS encoding RICIN domain-containing protein — translation MSLFDKRWLFFILGFIVFFTACSTKEQNINPLGRSFGAMNDSDPLKIGKNPTPPAKQKVPALVEGKNLVPAIPLDPPFVKTNTFKGDNALKGPMPRLKSNGDFNDVSVFENRGFPSDFVTIMNPNGAALTVWALAAGNWIWGYTLFNSIPFGDARAWQLIEFPNNMVMIKNAKTNTCLNAYGAGIVHYPCDQSNYAQFWSLFPMSNGSFQIQNFATQQCIQTPVVDVMRDFNTSFFNIYLTSCLKSGEKNLDRQWYITVPAFSANLPYGFGGVK, via the coding sequence ATGAGTTTGTTTGATAAAAGATGGTTGTTTTTTATTTTGGGTTTTATTGTATTTTTTACAGCATGCTCTACAAAAGAGCAAAATATTAATCCTTTGGGCCGTTCTTTTGGCGCTATGAATGATAGTGATCCTTTAAAAATAGGAAAGAATCCAACTCCGCCAGCAAAGCAAAAAGTTCCCGCTTTGGTCGAAGGTAAAAATTTAGTTCCGGCTATACCTTTAGACCCTCCATTTGTTAAAACAAATACCTTTAAAGGTGATAATGCTCTAAAAGGTCCTATGCCAAGACTTAAATCTAATGGTGATTTTAATGATGTATCAGTATTTGAAAATAGAGGTTTTCCAAGTGATTTTGTAACTATTATGAATCCAAATGGTGCAGCATTGACCGTATGGGCTTTGGCAGCAGGTAATTGGATATGGGGATATACTTTATTTAATAGTATACCTTTTGGAGATGCAAGAGCATGGCAGTTAATAGAATTTCCAAACAATATGGTAATGATTAAAAATGCAAAAACTAATACTTGTTTAAATGCTTATGGTGCAGGTATAGTGCATTATCCTTGTGATCAAAGTAATTATGCGCAATTTTGGAGTCTTTTTCCTATGAGTAATGGTTCGTTTCAAATTCAAAATTTTGCTACTCAACAATGCATACAAACACCTGTTGTAGATGTTATGAGGGATTTTAATACTAGTTTTTTCAATATTTATTTGACAAGTTGTTTAAAATCAGGAGAGAAGAATTTGGATAGACAATGGTATATTACAGTACCTGCTTTTTCAGCAAATTTACCTTATGGATTTGGGGGTGTAAAATGA
- the pepE gene encoding dipeptidase PepE: MSKLLLFSASGYKDSLYLSHTRDFIDDFLKENAMNDEEILFIPYAGVRRTYDAYEAKVKEGLKKDNIKSLHHFKNLKEAILNAKVFLVGGGNSFMLLHKLYEEDLLEILKERIKNGACYIGWSAGSNIAGLSIKTTNDMPIIMPKSFDSLGVFPYQINPHFISGKIPGHNGESREERLEEFLLTNPKDIVYAIPEGSALKIQDDNLKIIGHHDVLKLSYPFNIEYLKVNQITKI; this comes from the coding sequence ATGTCAAAACTTTTACTTTTTAGTGCTTCAGGCTATAAAGATAGTCTATATTTAAGCCATACTCGAGATTTTATAGATGATTTTCTAAAAGAAAATGCTATGAATGATGAAGAAATTCTTTTTATACCTTATGCTGGAGTTAGAAGAACTTATGATGCTTATGAAGCTAAGGTAAAAGAAGGTTTGAAAAAAGACAATATTAAATCTTTGCATCATTTTAAGAATTTAAAAGAAGCAATTTTAAACGCAAAGGTTTTTTTAGTGGGTGGAGGCAATAGCTTTATGCTTTTGCATAAATTATATGAAGAAGATTTGCTTGAAATTTTAAAAGAGCGTATTAAAAATGGAGCTTGCTATATAGGCTGGAGTGCAGGCTCAAACATAGCAGGACTTAGTATAAAAACAACTAATGATATGCCTATAATCATGCCAAAAAGCTTTGATAGTTTAGGGGTTTTTCCTTATCAAATCAACCCGCATTTTATTAGCGGGAAAATTCCTGGACACAATGGAGAAAGCAGAGAGGAGCGTTTGGAAGAGTTTTTATTAACTAATCCAAAAGATATTGTTTATGCTATACCTGAAGGTTCGGCTTTAAAAATACAAGATGACAATTTAAAAATTATAGGTCATCATGATGTGTTAAAACTAAGTTATCCTTTTAATATAGAGTATTTAAAAGTCAATCAAATAACTAAAATCTAA
- the dcuC gene encoding C4-dicarboxylate transporter DcuC produces MQTFYLLAAIFGIVAVVYLLIKKVETKTALISVGFILCLISLKPIEALSAFTHAMVQPALIKAICASMGFAFVMKVTKCDKHLVKLLTTPLKNVGFFLIPLAFMVTFFIAIAIPSAAGCAAAVGATLIPLLMASGIKPAMAAATVLCGTIGGILSPGVSHTALISEISGKNIQEIVLTQTPNALTAGVIVMISLMIMAIVFKDYQKGQVFEATNQNKVEDNIEKVNVFYALMPLVPLVVLIIGASPLHNYEFLTWTKQVGVAEAMLLGAIIALVVTMSKPDNIFKEFFNGMGKSYAEIIGIIIAASVFVAGLKACGVIDIIIEWLKNEQHYVRFGGTFIPFLMAMVTGSGDAAAMAFNKAVTIHAQDLGFDQVKLGTAVAMSAVLGRYLSPILGACIIVSAIAGVSPLEIVKRTALGCVVSVVIIAFVLL; encoded by the coding sequence ATGCAAACTTTTTATCTTTTAGCTGCGATTTTTGGTATTGTGGCTGTGGTTTATTTGCTTATTAAAAAAGTAGAAACAAAAACAGCTTTAATTAGTGTTGGTTTTATTTTGTGCTTGATTTCACTTAAGCCCATTGAAGCTTTAAGTGCTTTTACGCATGCTATGGTGCAACCTGCTTTAATTAAAGCAATTTGTGCAAGTATGGGTTTTGCTTTTGTGATGAAAGTTACAAAATGTGATAAGCATTTGGTTAAACTACTTACAACACCTTTAAAAAATGTAGGATTTTTCTTAATCCCACTTGCTTTTATGGTGACTTTTTTCATCGCCATAGCTATACCTTCAGCAGCAGGATGTGCAGCTGCAGTTGGTGCGACTTTGATACCGCTTTTAATGGCTTCGGGTATAAAGCCTGCTATGGCAGCAGCAACAGTTCTTTGTGGAACTATAGGAGGAATTTTAAGTCCAGGTGTTTCTCATACGGCTTTGATTTCAGAAATTTCTGGAAAAAATATACAAGAAATTGTTTTAACTCAAACTCCAAATGCATTAACAGCAGGAGTGATAGTGATGATTTCTTTAATGATTATGGCAATAGTTTTTAAAGATTATCAAAAAGGACAAGTTTTTGAAGCGACTAATCAAAATAAAGTTGAAGATAATATTGAAAAAGTGAATGTATTTTATGCGCTTATGCCTTTAGTTCCTTTAGTTGTGTTAATTATAGGTGCAAGTCCTTTGCATAATTATGAGTTTTTAACATGGACAAAACAAGTTGGGGTTGCTGAAGCTATGCTTTTAGGAGCAATTATAGCTTTGGTGGTAACTATGAGCAAGCCTGATAATATTTTTAAAGAATTTTTTAATGGTATGGGAAAATCTTATGCAGAAATTATAGGGATTATCATAGCTGCTAGTGTTTTTGTTGCCGGTTTAAAAGCTTGTGGTGTGATTGATATCATCATAGAATGGTTAAAAAATGAACAACATTATGTGCGTTTTGGTGGAACTTTCATACCATTTTTAATGGCTATGGTTACTGGTAGTGGAGATGCTGCTGCTATGGCTTTTAATAAGGCAGTTACAATTCATGCTCAAGATCTTGGTTTTGATCAAGTTAAACTTGGTACAGCTGTGGCAATGTCAGCTGTGCTTGGAAGATATCTTTCTCCTATTTTGGGAGCTTGTATTATCGTTTCAGCTATAGCAGGGGTTAGTCCTTTAGAAATTGTTAAAAGAACGGCTTTGGGCTGTGTAGTTTCTGTAGTTATAATTGCTTTTGTATTGTTATAA
- the peb3 gene encoding AcfC family glycoprotein adhesin PEB3, which yields MKKILSLFGACALFLSLANAEINLYGPGGPHTALKDVAVKYSEKTGVKINVNFGPQATWFEKAKMNADILFGASDQSALAIATDFGSDFNVSKIKPLYFREAIILTQKGNPLNIKGLKDLANKKVRVVVPEGAGKSNTSGTGVWEDMIGRTQDIQTIVNFRSNIVAFTPNSGSARKLFAENKADAWITWIDWSKSNPDIGTAVAIEKDLVVYRTLNVVAKENSSKEVQDFINYLSTDEASKIFAKYGWRK from the coding sequence ATGAAAAAAATTCTTAGTTTATTTGGTGCTTGTGCTTTGTTTTTAAGCTTGGCAAATGCAGAAATTAATTTATATGGTCCAGGTGGTCCTCATACTGCTTTAAAAGATGTTGCGGTAAAATATAGCGAAAAGACAGGAGTTAAGATTAATGTAAATTTTGGACCTCAAGCAACTTGGTTTGAAAAAGCAAAAATGAATGCAGATATTTTATTTGGTGCTTCAGATCAATCTGCATTAGCTATTGCAACTGATTTTGGGAGTGATTTTAATGTGTCTAAGATTAAACCTTTATATTTTAGAGAAGCTATTATATTGACACAAAAAGGTAATCCTTTAAATATTAAAGGGTTGAAAGATTTGGCAAATAAAAAAGTAAGAGTAGTAGTACCTGAAGGTGCTGGAAAAAGCAATACTTCAGGAACGGGAGTTTGGGAAGATATGATAGGAAGAACTCAAGATATCCAAACTATAGTTAATTTTAGATCAAATATTGTTGCTTTCACACCAAATAGCGGTAGCGCTAGAAAACTTTTTGCTGAAAATAAAGCTGATGCTTGGATCACATGGATTGATTGGTCAAAAAGTAATCCTGATATAGGAACAGCGGTAGCTATAGAGAAAGATTTAGTAGTTTATAGAACTTTAAATGTCGTTGCTAAAGAAAATTCAAGCAAGGAAGTGCAAGATTTTATAAATTACTTAAGTACTGATGAAGCTAGTAAAATTTTTGCAAAGTATGGCTGGAGAAAATAA
- a CDS encoding ThiF family adenylyltransferase codes for MDRYTRIKWLVNEENFIKIQNTKVLVCGLGGVGGICVDALFRSGFSNLTLIDADRFETTNQNRQLHSENVGEEKAKIFERIYNAKGIVGKIDNEFLKSFNLSEFDLIIDAIDDIPAKVALANLVDLKKQIFISSTGGARKLDPTRIKTTSIFKTHGDALAKKFRYELRKSGFKGDFDVVFSDEEAHCKDLGSFMGVTASFGLALASLALRKVLDKKA; via the coding sequence ATGGATAGATACACGCGTATAAAATGGCTTGTTAATGAAGAAAATTTTATCAAAATTCAAAATACCAAAGTTTTAGTTTGTGGCTTGGGTGGAGTTGGTGGAATTTGTGTTGATGCACTTTTTAGAAGTGGCTTTAGCAATCTAACCTTAATTGATGCAGATAGATTTGAAACTACTAATCAAAACCGCCAACTTCATAGCGAAAATGTAGGCGAAGAAAAAGCTAAGATTTTTGAACGCATTTATAACGCCAAAGGCATAGTTGGTAAAATCGATAATGAGTTTTTAAAAAGTTTTAATCTAAGCGAATTTGATCTAATAATTGATGCGATTGATGATATACCTGCTAAAGTTGCTTTGGCTAATTTGGTTGATTTAAAAAAGCAAATTTTTATCTCATCAACCGGTGGTGCTAGAAAGCTTGATCCAACGCGTATTAAAACGACAAGTATATTTAAAACACACGGTGATGCTTTAGCTAAAAAATTCCGCTATGAGCTTAGAAAATCAGGCTTTAAAGGGGATTTTGATGTGGTATTTTCAGATGAAGAAGCTCATTGTAAAGATCTTGGTTCCTTTATGGGCGTAACAGCTTCTTTTGGACTTGCTCTAGCTTCTTTGGCTCTAAGGAAAGTACTTGATAAGAAGGCTTGA
- the pepT gene encoding peptidase T: MDIIQRFINYTKINTTTSRENGAAGIMPSSPNQMELAKLLEKQLQELGLKDIKRRENSITTALLPANTQNAPKIAFFAHLDTSMEQTNDTNAKITNYKGGDICLNENLQIYLKESEFKELKNYVGDDIIHTDGTSLLGADDKAAIAAIMDMLEFFVKNPDIKHGDIYACFLPDEEQGLRGAKAFDIKEIDADFGYCLDCCGIGEFIYENWNAGDCEVEFIGKSAHPMSAKGKLINSLILAHKFISMLPNGEAPEYTENKEGYFWVKELKGNSAKTILKIDIREFDDEKYTQRMQFLQNLCDSFKTLYGEERINIKLSNRYKNVFNSLKSTDSLPIKLALQAYENLNIQTKIIPMRGGYDGAVLSQKGLPCPNIFTGAHNFHSIYEYLPVKSLKAASKVIQEIIILAAK, encoded by the coding sequence ATGGATATTATTCAAAGATTTATTAATTATACTAAAATAAACACTACCACAAGCAGAGAAAATGGAGCTGCTGGTATAATGCCCTCAAGTCCAAATCAAATGGAACTTGCAAAATTATTAGAAAAACAATTACAAGAATTAGGATTAAAAGACATTAAAAGAAGAGAAAATTCTATAACAACTGCTCTTTTACCTGCAAATACACAAAATGCACCAAAAATAGCTTTTTTTGCACATTTAGATACAAGTATGGAACAAACAAATGATACAAATGCAAAAATTACAAATTATAAAGGTGGGGATATTTGCTTAAATGAGAATTTGCAAATTTATTTAAAAGAAAGTGAATTTAAAGAGCTTAAAAACTATGTAGGAGATGATATTATCCACACTGATGGCACTAGTTTGCTTGGAGCTGATGATAAAGCTGCTATTGCTGCTATTATGGATATGCTTGAATTTTTTGTTAAAAATCCTGATATTAAGCATGGTGATATTTATGCTTGCTTTTTACCTGATGAAGAACAAGGCTTAAGAGGTGCTAAAGCTTTTGATATAAAAGAAATAGATGCTGATTTTGGGTATTGTTTAGATTGTTGTGGAATTGGTGAATTTATTTATGAAAATTGGAATGCTGGAGATTGCGAAGTCGAATTTATAGGCAAATCAGCTCATCCTATGAGTGCTAAAGGAAAATTAATAAATTCTTTAATATTAGCTCATAAATTTATCTCTATGCTTCCAAATGGAGAAGCTCCAGAATATACAGAAAATAAAGAAGGATATTTTTGGGTTAAAGAGCTCAAAGGAAATAGTGCTAAAACTATTTTAAAAATAGACATTAGGGAATTTGATGATGAAAAATATACTCAAAGAATGCAATTTTTACAAAATTTATGCGATAGTTTTAAAACTCTTTATGGAGAAGAAAGAATCAATATAAAATTAAGTAATAGATATAAAAATGTATTTAATTCTCTAAAAAGCACAGATTCTTTACCTATAAAACTTGCATTACAAGCTTATGAAAATTTAAACATACAAACAAAAATAATTCCTATGCGTGGTGGTTATGATGGAGCTGTTCTTTCACAAAAAGGATTGCCTTGTCCAAATATCTTTACCGGAGCACATAATTTTCACTCAATTTATGAGTATTTACCTGTTAAATCTTTAAAAGCAGCAAGCAAAGTTATACAAGAAATCATTATTTTAGCTGCAAAATAA
- the surE gene encoding 5'/3'-nucleotidase SurE, whose translation MKEILLTNDDGYESKGLKKLIKMLRKHFKAKITIVAPANEKSACSHSITLTKPLKFHKVGKRFYKLDDGTPADCVYLALHALYKKRLPDLVISGINKGANVGEDITYSGTCAGAMEAVLHGIPAVALSQFYKDNQKELDYKLALKLTKKIVKNIFEKGFPLDKKEFLNINFPSSKTAFQGLKICKAGKRIYSYEAHSNTNPRGVEYYWLAAANLDHENEKNSDIALLKQGYATITPIMLDLTAYKQMKNLKKWMKNG comes from the coding sequence ATGAAAGAAATTTTATTAACAAACGATGATGGCTATGAGAGTAAAGGATTAAAAAAACTTATTAAAATGCTAAGAAAACATTTTAAAGCTAAAATCACCATAGTAGCCCCAGCTAATGAAAAATCAGCATGTTCGCATTCTATAACACTAACCAAGCCCTTAAAATTTCACAAGGTTGGCAAAAGATTTTATAAACTTGATGATGGCACACCTGCAGATTGTGTTTATCTAGCTTTACATGCTTTATATAAAAAGCGTTTGCCAGATCTTGTGATAAGCGGGATTAATAAAGGTGCTAATGTGGGTGAGGATATAACCTACTCAGGAACTTGTGCAGGTGCTATGGAAGCAGTTCTTCATGGAATTCCTGCTGTTGCTTTATCACAATTTTACAAAGATAACCAAAAAGAGCTTGATTATAAACTTGCTCTAAAACTTACTAAAAAAATAGTCAAAAATATCTTTGAAAAAGGTTTTCCTTTGGATAAAAAAGAATTTTTAAATATCAACTTTCCTTCTAGCAAAACAGCCTTTCAAGGTTTAAAAATTTGCAAAGCAGGTAAAAGAATTTACAGCTATGAAGCACATTCAAATACAAATCCAAGGGGAGTAGAATACTACTGGCTAGCTGCTGCTAATCTTGATCATGAAAATGAAAAAAACTCAGACATAGCACTTTTAAAACAAGGCTATGCCACAATAACCCCTATAATGCTTGATCTAACAGCATATAAGCAAATGAAAAACCTCAAAAAATGGATGAAAAATGGATAG
- the lpxB gene encoding lipid-A-disaccharide synthase: protein MKRFLVCALEPSANLHLKEVLKAYKDEYKEFDLVGIYDESLCEEFSLNSKPLYSSHEFSAMGFIEILPLIFKAKKAIKELVNLSFEKNVNAILCIDSPAFNIPFAKALKKANSKIKRIYYILPQVWAWKKGRIPIIESHFDVLASILPFDDKFFGKSTYVGHPLLDEIKEFKNEDDIKDTLSKKDNEKIIAFLPGSRKSEIKRLMPIFKDLSAKFSGKKILCVPEFNLKRLEIYGDINGFEIQSNTPKVLKNSDFAFICSGTATLEAALVGTPFVLAYKAKAIDIFIAKIFVKLKHIGLANIFLDFAGKDELNPEFLQDEVNVKNLYDAYLDYDYQGFFDKISFLKSYLKFASAKNLAKILYEI from the coding sequence ATGAAAAGATTTTTAGTTTGTGCCCTAGAGCCCTCAGCAAATTTACATTTAAAAGAAGTTTTAAAAGCTTATAAAGATGAGTATAAAGAATTTGATTTAGTTGGAATTTATGATGAGAGTTTGTGTGAAGAATTTAGTCTAAATTCTAAGCCACTTTATAGCTCGCATGAATTTAGTGCTATGGGTTTTATAGAGATTTTACCGCTTATTTTTAAAGCGAAAAAAGCTATAAAAGAGCTTGTAAATTTAAGCTTTGAAAAAAATGTAAATGCGATTTTATGTATAGATTCTCCAGCTTTTAATATACCTTTTGCAAAAGCTTTAAAAAAAGCAAATTCTAAAATAAAAAGAATTTATTATATCTTGCCTCAAGTTTGGGCGTGGAAAAAAGGACGCATTCCCATCATAGAAAGTCATTTTGATGTGTTAGCTTCTATTTTACCTTTTGATGATAAATTTTTTGGCAAAAGCACTTATGTAGGACATCCGCTTTTAGATGAGATAAAAGAATTTAAAAATGAAGATGATATAAAAGACACACTTTCAAAAAAAGATAATGAAAAAATTATAGCTTTTTTGCCAGGTTCAAGAAAAAGCGAGATAAAGCGTTTGATGCCTATTTTTAAAGATTTAAGTGCTAAATTTAGTGGTAAGAAAATCCTTTGCGTGCCTGAGTTTAATCTAAAAAGATTAGAAATTTATGGCGATATAAATGGCTTTGAAATTCAAAGCAATACTCCAAAAGTGCTTAAAAATTCTGATTTTGCTTTTATTTGTAGTGGCACAGCTACTCTTGAAGCAGCTTTAGTTGGCACTCCTTTTGTGCTTGCTTATAAAGCAAAAGCTATAGATATTTTTATAGCTAAAATTTTTGTAAAATTAAAACATATAGGACTTGCAAATATATTTTTAGATTTTGCAGGAAAAGATGAGCTTAATCCTGAATTTTTACAAGATGAAGTAAATGTAAAAAATTTATATGATGCTTATTTAGATTATGATTATCAAGGATTTTTTGATAAAATTTCTTTTTTGAAATCTTATTTAAAATTTGCAAGTGCTAAAAATCTTGCAAAAATATTATATGAAATTTAA
- a CDS encoding ADP-ribosyltransferase, which translates to MKKIFLILIIGLCSSIMAQSELKTTSTKHEETYKKFTSGEDVINWWSELYNGLILSKEEKDIIYQYTFGDFVVINDKLRNGFSVSSLDEKQKNMVSRLDKALSKTIIFENIQVYRYETLGFLTKLIDKNLLHNIYKNGKFTDKAQHYLEALNHKKYKDYGFMSTTAIRNSVFQSRPIELIIKVPKYSSTTFVSLKDLAAFPTQYELLFPRDRVITIEKYEISNDKNKLTIYTKMTPPCYINQKCEEEKVDNLKQPKN; encoded by the coding sequence ATGAAAAAAATATTTCTCATATTAATCATAGGATTATGTAGCTCTATAATGGCACAAAGCGAATTAAAAACTACAAGCACAAAACACGAAGAAACATATAAAAAATTTACTAGTGGAGAAGATGTAATCAATTGGTGGAGTGAATTGTATAATGGTTTGATATTATCAAAAGAAGAAAAAGATATTATTTATCAATATACTTTTGGAGATTTTGTAGTAATTAACGATAAATTAAGAAATGGATTTTCTGTATCTTCTTTAGATGAAAAACAAAAAAATATGGTATCAAGACTTGATAAAGCATTATCCAAAACTATAATTTTTGAAAATATTCAAGTATATAGATATGAAACTTTAGGATTTTTAACAAAATTGATAGACAAAAATTTATTACATAATATTTATAAAAATGGCAAATTCACAGACAAAGCTCAACACTACTTAGAAGCTTTAAATCATAAAAAATATAAAGACTATGGATTTATGTCAACAACTGCTATTCGTAATAGTGTATTTCAAAGTAGACCTATAGAACTTATCATAAAAGTTCCAAAATATTCTAGTACTACTTTTGTTTCACTTAAAGATTTAGCAGCTTTTCCAACACAATATGAGCTTTTATTTCCAAGAGATAGAGTCATAACCATTGAAAAATATGAAATCTCTAATGATAAAAACAAACTAACAATTTATACTAAAATGACTCCTCCTTGCTACATTAACCAAAAATGCGAGGAAGAAAAAGTAGATAATTTAAAACAACCAAAAAATTAA
- a CDS encoding cytolethal distending toxin subunit B family protein, which translates to MKKILYLILSASLVFGALEDYNVGTWNLQGSSAATESKWNISVRQLISGDNPLDILAVQEAGILPATATMTPRQVQPPGVGIPIHEYTWNLGSSARPNSVFVYYSRVDVGANRVNMAIVSRRQADEVIVLPPPTVASRPIIGIRIGNDVFFSIHALARGGNDAGAIVTAVDMHFRNMPNINWMIMGDFNRNPGSLVTLLDSGLRSRINIVAPQSFTQASGNTIDYAITGNSDTTRLYNPPAILAVLALAGLRTFLASDHFPVNFRRF; encoded by the coding sequence ATGAAAAAAATATTATATTTAATTTTAAGTGCAAGCTTAGTTTTTGGAGCTTTGGAAGATTATAATGTTGGAACTTGGAATTTGCAAGGTTCGTCTGCTGCTACTGAAAGTAAGTGGAATATTAGTGTTAGGCAGTTAATTAGTGGAGATAATCCTTTAGATATTTTAGCAGTTCAAGAAGCAGGGATTTTACCTGCTACAGCTACAATGACCCCAAGACAAGTTCAACCACCAGGAGTGGGTATACCTATACACGAATATACATGGAATTTAGGTTCTTCGGCACGACCTAACTCTGTATTTGTTTATTATTCTAGAGTTGATGTTGGGGCAAATCGTGTGAATATGGCTATAGTAAGTAGAAGGCAAGCTGATGAGGTTATTGTATTACCACCACCAACAGTTGCATCTCGACCTATAATTGGAATTCGTATAGGGAATGATGTATTTTTTTCAATCCATGCACTTGCAAGAGGTGGCAATGATGCTGGAGCTATAGTAACAGCTGTAGATATGCATTTTAGAAATATGCCTAATATCAATTGGATGATAATGGGGGATTTTAATAGAAATCCAGGAAGTCTTGTTACTTTATTAGATTCTGGATTAAGATCGCGTATCAATATAGTAGCTCCGCAATCTTTTACACAAGCTAGTGGCAATACTATTGATTATGCTATAACAGGAAATTCAGATACAACAAGACTTTATAATCCTCCTGCAATACTTGCCGTATTGGCTTTAGCAGGACTTAGAACTTTTTTAGCATCTGATCATTTTCCGGTAAATTTTAGAAGATTTTAG